One genomic segment of bacterium includes these proteins:
- a CDS encoding S8 family serine peptidase, whose translation MQSNAQKCIRFLSLAFSVLFLFTIIVAPLFGAGYNIKKAEFGKPLETDLPQPAKISKKEHPKTLYKAGIYPAAGLAILKDGNAVDSGDFYRAGGRKIRLFRSLQKVVVWTKGKKQTLKIDAINSLSSKGLLLKEEQSTEFTRILKTEARMTSEELRTVLNDFRKSNQFKRVAPVFINEETGKEMLVTSRIIVKLAEGVSSQQLKDLHQTYDAKVQGHMHGAKDEIILDLGESLAENALNICEMYLKDPRILWASPDFLFQLDLLYTPNDSLYQNGKQWHLDNIGQSGGNLDADIDATEAWNISTGNPNVVIAIIDTGVQLSHPDLSDNIYINQAEDNGTVGVDDDGNGYIDDINGWDFYDSDNYPNPGSAQGHGTCCAGIVAAKGDNAIGVAGIAYNCKILPVKICADDGTFASSVVIGEAIRYAADMADVLSNSWGGGGNDNTIHSAIKYAVDDMKRPVFFASGNSAAGFYKFWLTGFSAGTYTLKWEYSKDSNDDFLEDSIWLDGVVFHEYDGDRLIESFEGDSFPPLGWTTGGDAEWTKSTTHALTGWEGEGSSSAKAGAITSHSTYQIYPEYQSRYQTTYLQTTKTVDAGDLSFCVWLSSEIYYDHFNFYVNEGHYFQASGELDIYTNVIYPARYPKCIAVGASTDYDYRSDYSQYDETLDIVAPSSGGNWGIATTDITSPGGYNNNGDYTNPSEASGFGGTSSATPLAAGVAALLLSKNPNLTADEVRTAMCDTADEIGNVTYTAGFNEYYGYGRLNAYNALNSIEEGENSAPQLIGGNVTPDGGITSATFTYTIHYFDQNGGSPSIKDVYIDGSPYTMNFVDGSGSASNGIYRYQTTLSAGNHTYYFYFTDGSGGSATSPTYSGPLVSEPISIAVTSPNGGETWVAGQDADITWDTEGLDGNVGIEISTDSETSWHNIISSTSNDGSYTWTVKSLSTLLLEDLISEQCKIRVSGISCTDTSDDYFSIVGELHITTTSPLSDCIVNTPYSQILEAEGGDTPFYIWSLLDSDLPLGLTLNSSTGEISGTSTTEGDYSFTVKVADDNDETTKEFLLSCVLNGGEISGRVTLGAIGLEAVIVIIEGSQYSAVTDEDGYYTITGIQLELFRAYLIAEKDGYTFEPPSYEINTTGLPIITGKDFTATFVPPTYTISGNVNLIRGASNVSGVILTLSGDSSDTTNPDAGGDYSFTGLGVGNYTVTASLTGYNFTPELHSYLPLNSNQTQQNFIGTAFYTLTMAVDPTGGGATTPSVGAHTYDAETVVDISATANAGYRFDHWAGGVTNSSSASTTVTIDSNKMVTANFIRLYTITVTAEENGSISPSGDVIIEHGANQTFTITPDDNYHVADVFVDGSSVGAVTGYTFSNVTETHTIQASFAIDTYIITSTAGANGSITPSDNVVIEHGANQTFNITPDDNYHIADVLVDGVSIGAIASYAFSNVTGTHTIQASFAITDSDSDGLPDDWEQQIIDANSNDDIISIENVKPEDDFDNDGLTNLEEHNAGTDPTNTDTDGDGMPDGWEIQYDLKPLVDDADDDADGDGWTNLEEYQNEVAGILSNPNNACPNKPNAVFPDNGDTDIILTPTLRGLGYSDFEGNPHFATYWQILKESVKSANVADTNIVFYYDLENEEKVTIPKSILKAGETYYWRLRYADPYGLSKWSDEAEFTTQNDANDIDGNGILDEQEIDDEVDIDGDRINDNGQDNIASLANVVSGVNTAVKVDIGIIVTQVEIQDADDLPDTNKPQDYNFPDGVYNFRIEGLIPGSRIEVTFYLSETFEVGDKWYKYDEIHGGWWDYTDRIVRGKGTNIVTLEFEDGDSSYGDCDGIANGIIVDPSGPAKLDGSSPGPNCGDGICNGTETCSSCPGDCGTCPTPPSGGESSGSGGGGGGGCFIATASFGTPISNEVKVLSWFRDEYLLTNPVGEVFVTTYYRTSPPIAEFIRQYSVLKKAVRVGLRPIVWLSREIVE comes from the coding sequence ATGCAAAGTAATGCGCAAAAGTGTATACGATTTCTTAGTCTGGCTTTCTCTGTCTTATTTCTTTTTACAATCATTGTTGCGCCGTTGTTTGGCGCGGGTTATAACATTAAAAAAGCTGAATTTGGAAAACCGCTTGAAACTGACCTCCCTCAACCTGCCAAAATATCAAAAAAAGAACATCCTAAAACACTTTATAAAGCGGGGATTTATCCTGCTGCGGGTCTTGCTATTCTAAAAGACGGCAATGCCGTTGACAGTGGGGATTTTTACCGCGCAGGCGGACGAAAGATTCGTCTTTTCCGTTCCCTGCAAAAAGTTGTCGTATGGACAAAGGGAAAAAAACAGACGCTGAAGATAGATGCCATAAATAGTCTTTCAAGTAAGGGGTTGTTATTAAAAGAAGAGCAGTCCACTGAATTTACAAGAATACTGAAAACAGAAGCACGGATGACTTCGGAAGAACTTAGAACTGTATTAAACGATTTCCGTAAGTCTAATCAATTTAAACGGGTTGCACCTGTGTTTATTAACGAAGAAACCGGTAAGGAGATGTTAGTAACATCTCGTATTATTGTGAAATTAGCTGAGGGTGTATCGTCCCAACAGCTCAAAGATTTACATCAAACTTATGATGCTAAAGTCCAAGGGCATATGCATGGCGCGAAAGACGAGATTATTCTTGATTTAGGAGAATCTCTTGCTGAAAATGCGTTAAATATATGTGAAATGTATTTAAAAGACCCGCGTATTTTGTGGGCTAGCCCCGACTTTTTATTCCAACTGGATTTGTTGTATACCCCTAACGACTCTCTGTATCAAAATGGCAAGCAGTGGCATCTTGATAATATTGGGCAGAGCGGAGGTAATCTTGATGCGGATATTGATGCTACCGAGGCCTGGAACATATCTACTGGCAACCCAAATGTAGTTATTGCAATTATAGATACAGGTGTCCAACTTTCTCATCCTGACCTAAGTGATAATATCTATATCAATCAAGCTGAAGACAATGGAACCGTAGGGGTTGATGATGATGGGAACGGATACATTGATGATATAAATGGTTGGGATTTTTATGATAGTGATAACTATCCAAATCCCGGGTCTGCTCAAGGTCACGGGACTTGCTGTGCCGGAATTGTCGCCGCCAAAGGGGATAATGCGATAGGTGTAGCGGGGATTGCATATAATTGTAAAATCCTGCCTGTCAAAATCTGTGCTGATGACGGAACTTTTGCCTCATCTGTTGTTATAGGTGAGGCGATACGTTATGCCGCCGATATGGCTGATGTTTTAAGTAACAGTTGGGGTGGTGGAGGAAATGATAATACTATTCATTCTGCGATTAAATATGCTGTGGATGACATGAAACGACCCGTCTTTTTTGCTTCGGGGAATTCTGCCGCAGGTTTCTATAAATTTTGGCTGACCGGATTTTCTGCTGGCACATACACGCTGAAATGGGAGTATAGTAAGGATTCTAATGATGATTTCTTGGAGGATTCTATTTGGCTTGACGGGGTAGTTTTCCATGAATATGACGGGGATAGGTTAATAGAATCGTTTGAGGGGGATTCTTTCCCTCCTTTGGGTTGGACCACAGGTGGAGATGCCGAGTGGACCAAGTCAACAACGCACGCGCTTACAGGATGGGAGGGAGAGGGATCATCTTCTGCAAAGGCAGGAGCCATTACTTCTCATTCGACATATCAGATATACCCGGAATACCAGTCAAGATACCAGACAACATATTTGCAAACCACAAAGACAGTTGATGCGGGAGACCTGTCTTTTTGTGTATGGCTTTCATCCGAGATTTACTACGATCACTTTAATTTTTATGTTAATGAGGGACATTACTTCCAGGCCTCCGGCGAGCTTGATATTTACACTAATGTCATCTATCCCGCGCGCTATCCTAAATGTATTGCGGTTGGAGCCAGCACGGATTATGATTATCGCTCTGACTATAGCCAATATGACGAAACATTAGACATTGTTGCTCCCAGCAGTGGCGGGAATTGGGGAATAGCAACTACGGATATCACAAGTCCCGGAGGATATAATAACAATGGAGACTATACAAACCCTTCCGAGGCGAGCGGTTTTGGGGGCACTTCCTCTGCTACGCCTTTGGCCGCCGGCGTTGCCGCCCTTCTTCTTTCTAAAAATCCAAATCTCACTGCAGATGAAGTCAGGACTGCTATGTGCGATACCGCAGATGAAATTGGCAATGTTACTTATACTGCTGGCTTTAACGAATATTATGGCTATGGCCGTCTTAATGCCTACAATGCGCTAAATAGTATTGAAGAAGGGGAAAATTCAGCTCCGCAACTTATCGGCGGCAATGTAACCCCAGACGGCGGCATAACATCTGCTACATTTACATACACAATTCATTATTTTGACCAAAATGGAGGCAGCCCTTCTATCAAAGATGTTTACATAGACGGCTCTCCATATACGATGAATTTTGTGGATGGTAGCGGTTCTGCCTCTAATGGTATATACAGATATCAGACAACATTATCAGCAGGCAATCATACTTATTATTTTTATTTCACTGATGGGAGTGGTGGTTCGGCTACTTCTCCGACTTATTCCGGGCCGCTGGTGAGTGAACCTATTAGCATTGCCGTAACTTCTCCCAACGGAGGAGAAACTTGGGTGGCGGGACAAGATGCAGATATTACTTGGGATACAGAAGGTCTTGATGGTAATGTGGGCATTGAGATTAGTACTGATTCAGAAACAAGTTGGCACAATATTATTAGCAGTACTTCAAATGATGGTTCTTATACTTGGACAGTGAAATCATTATCTACGTTATTGCTTGAAGATTTAATTTCAGAACAATGTAAGATTAGAGTTTCCGGAATTTCCTGCACTGATACAAGTGATGACTACTTTAGTATTGTTGGAGAATTACATATCACTACTACTTCTCCTCTATCTGACTGTATAGTGAATACTCCTTATAGCCAGATTTTGGAAGCAGAAGGTGGTGATACTCCTTTTTATATCTGGTCTTTATTAGATTCTGACTTGCCGTTGGGATTAACTCTAAATTCTTCTACCGGTGAAATCTCCGGAACTTCAACTACCGAAGGGGATTATTCATTTACAGTAAAAGTTGCAGACGATAATGACGAAACCACAAAAGAGTTTTTACTATCGTGCGTATTGAATGGGGGTGAAATATCCGGGCGTGTGACTTTAGGTGCAATCGGTTTAGAGGCAGTAATCGTAATAATTGAAGGGTCACAATATTCTGCCGTAACGGATGAGGACGGTTACTACACGATTACCGGTATTCAGCTTGAATTGTTTCGGGCATATCTAATCGCCGAAAAGGACGGGTATACTTTTGAGCCGCCAAGTTATGAAATAAATACTACGGGACTACCAATCATAACCGGAAAAGATTTCACTGCTACATTTGTTCCTCCTACTTATACTATTTCGGGAAATGTGAATCTAATCAGAGGAGCATCAAATGTTTCTGGTGTTATATTAACCCTAAGCGGTGATAGTAGTGATACTACAAATCCTGATGCCGGAGGTGATTACAGTTTTACGGGACTGGGGGTAGGCAACTATACGGTAACTGCCTCTTTGACAGGATATAATTTTACTCCGGAATTACATTCTTATTTGCCTCTAAATAGTAATCAAACACAGCAGAACTTTATCGGAACAGCTTTCTATACTTTGACAATGGCAGTTGACCCCACAGGTGGTGGTGCAACAACACCATCAGTGGGCGCGCATACCTATGATGCAGAAACAGTAGTGGATATAAGCGCAACGGCTAATGCAGGCTACCGGTTTGACCATTGGGCAGGTGGCGTGACAAATTCTAGTTCTGCCTCTACTACAGTAACTATAGATAGCAATAAGATGGTTACCGCCAATTTTATTAGACTTTATACAATAACAGTCACAGCAGAAGAAAATGGCAGTATCTCACCCTCAGGTGATGTCATAATTGAGCATGGAGCGAACCAAACATTTACGATTACTCCGGATGATAATTACCATGTAGCTGATGTATTTGTAGACGGTTCATCAGTCGGCGCGGTAACCGGCTATACCTTTAGCAATGTAACAGAAACCCATACGATACAGGCAAGTTTTGCGATTGATACTTATATCATTACTTCCACTGCGGGCGCAAATGGTTCCATAACTCCGAGCGATAATGTGGTGATTGAACATGGAGCGAACCAAACATTCAATATTACACCTGATGATAATTATCATATAGCTGATGTTCTTGTAGATGGTGTATCAATTGGCGCGATAGCCAGTTATGCTTTTAGCAATGTAACAGGAACCCATACAATACAAGCAAGTTTTGCGATTACTGATTCCGACTCCGACGGTCTCCCTGATGATTGGGAACAGCAGATAATCGACGCTAATTCCAACGATGACATAATTTCCATAGAAAATGTAAAACCGGAAGATGATTTTGATAATGATGGTCTTACTAATTTAGAGGAACATAATGCTGGGACTGACCCGACTAATACTGATACAGACGGAGATGGTATGCCTGATGGATGGGAGATCCAATACGATTTAAAACCATTAGTAGACGATGCTGATGATGACGCCGATGGAGACGGTTGGACTAATTTAGAAGAATATCAGAATGAAGTAGCAGGTATTCTAAGTAATCCCAATAATGCTTGCCCAAATAAGCCAAACGCTGTGTTTCCTGATAATGGAGATACTGATATTATTCTAACTCCTACTTTGCGTGGTTTGGGATATTCCGACTTCGAAGGTAATCCTCATTTTGCTACTTATTGGCAAATATTGAAGGAGAGTGTTAAGAGCGCAAACGTTGCCGATACAAATATCGTATTTTATTATGATTTAGAGAATGAGGAAAAAGTTACAATACCAAAAAGCATACTTAAGGCGGGAGAAACTTATTATTGGAGACTTAGATACGCAGATCCATATGGTTTGTCAAAGTGGTCTGATGAAGCTGAATTTACTACTCAAAACGATGCAAATGACATTGATGGAAACGGTATTTTGGATGAACAGGAGATTGACGATGAGGTAGATATAGATGGTGACAGAATCAATGATAACGGGCAGGATAATATAGCGTCCCTGGCAAATGTTGTCAGCGGCGTGAATACGGCTGTTAAGGTAGATATTGGCATAATAGTCACCCAAGTGGAAATTCAGGATGCTGATGATTTACCTGATACTAATAAACCGCAGGACTATAATTTCCCTGATGGAGTATATAATTTCAGGATAGAAGGGTTAATTCCTGGTTCAAGAATAGAAGTTACTTTCTATTTATCTGAAACATTTGAGGTTGGTGATAAATGGTATAAATACGATGAGATTCATGGCGGGTGGTGGGATTATACAGACAGAATAGTAAGGGGGAAAGGGACTAATATAGTAACTTTAGAATTTGAAGATGGTGATAGCAGTTATGGTGATTGCGATGGGATCGCAAACGGAATAATTGTTGATCCAAGTGGTCCTGCTAAATTAGACGGAAGCTCTCCGGGCCCAAATTGCGGCGATGGTATTTGCAACGGGACAGAAACTTGTTCTTCATGTCCAG